One window from the genome of Streptococcus parasanguinis encodes:
- the pabB gene encoding aminodeoxychorismate synthase component I, whose amino-acid sequence MHKQTIIDFKELGLRYLFTKPIKELKTRNLDQVEALLREVEAYQEKGFYAVGYVSYEAAPAFEKKFAVHPAPLMGEYLLYFTIHEEVETLPFPEDYEAVDLPANWKEEVEAPAYQEAIKTIHHHIRQGDTYQVNYTVQLSQELKADPLAIYNRLVVEQKAHYNAFIQHDDVSILSISPELFFEQDDRLLTTRPMKGTTRRGLTNQEDLQESAWLKADPKNRAENMMIVDLLRNDMNRISEIGSEQVTRLCQVEQYSTVWQMTSTIESRLRPEVDLVQTFRALFPCGSITGAPKISTMEIIHKTEKAPRGVYCGTIGILLPKGKRIFNVAIRTLQMQGNQAIYGVGGGITWDSKWESEYQETKQKSAVLYRQEPRFELLTTGRIHKGELTFLEQHLTRLREASRYFAYPYDEPKLLKELQEELARLESNLDYRCRIALHKNGTFHLVITELTDLPASYLQAQLTEQKLDLATPFTYFKTSQRDHLSQSNHEQIFHLPDGTLLETTIGNLVLEIEGQLYTPPAHLPLLDGIYRRHLLETQQVEEKLLTLNDLTDADRIYACNALRGLYELDFPRKDS is encoded by the coding sequence ATGCATAAACAAACGATTATTGATTTTAAAGAGCTTGGATTGCGCTACCTTTTCACCAAGCCTATAAAGGAATTAAAAACTAGAAACCTCGACCAGGTAGAGGCTCTTCTTAGAGAAGTCGAAGCCTACCAGGAGAAAGGCTTTTATGCAGTCGGCTATGTCAGCTATGAGGCTGCTCCTGCTTTTGAGAAGAAGTTTGCTGTCCATCCAGCACCTCTTATGGGAGAGTATCTCCTCTATTTTACGATCCACGAGGAGGTCGAAACTCTTCCTTTTCCAGAGGACTATGAAGCTGTGGATCTTCCAGCCAATTGGAAGGAAGAGGTAGAGGCACCTGCTTATCAAGAAGCCATCAAGACGATTCATCACCATATCCGCCAGGGTGACACCTACCAGGTCAACTACACCGTCCAGCTTTCTCAAGAGCTAAAAGCAGATCCTTTGGCTATCTACAATCGCTTGGTGGTAGAGCAGAAAGCCCATTACAATGCCTTCATCCAGCACGATGATGTCTCCATCCTCTCCATCAGCCCTGAGCTCTTTTTTGAGCAAGACGACCGGCTACTGACCACGCGCCCTATGAAGGGAACGACGCGTCGTGGTCTCACAAACCAAGAGGATCTTCAAGAGTCTGCTTGGCTAAAAGCTGATCCGAAAAATCGAGCAGAAAACATGATGATCGTCGACCTCCTCCGCAATGACATGAACCGGATTTCGGAGATTGGAAGTGAGCAGGTAACCCGTCTTTGCCAAGTCGAGCAATACTCCACCGTTTGGCAGATGACCTCGACCATTGAAAGCCGCTTACGTCCCGAAGTCGACCTGGTCCAAACCTTCCGAGCTCTCTTTCCTTGTGGCTCGATTACAGGAGCACCGAAGATCTCCACTATGGAAATCATCCACAAGACAGAGAAGGCTCCTCGAGGTGTCTACTGTGGAACGATCGGCATCCTTCTTCCAAAAGGGAAACGGATTTTTAATGTAGCCATCCGAACCCTTCAAATGCAAGGTAATCAAGCCATCTATGGTGTGGGAGGAGGCATCACTTGGGACAGTAAATGGGAAAGTGAATACCAGGAAACCAAGCAAAAGTCTGCTGTTCTCTACCGTCAAGAGCCTCGCTTTGAGCTTTTGACGACTGGCCGCATCCACAAAGGAGAGCTGACCTTCCTGGAGCAACACCTAACCCGTTTGAGAGAGGCTAGTCGCTACTTTGCCTATCCTTATGATGAACCCAAACTTCTGAAAGAACTTCAAGAAGAGCTTGCTCGTTTGGAGTCCAACCTTGACTATCGTTGTCGGATCGCCTTGCACAAAAACGGGACCTTTCACCTAGTAATCACGGAGCTGACAGACTTGCCAGCTAGCTATCTACAGGCCCAACTGACCGAGCAGAAGCTTGATTTAGCGACGCCATTTACTTATTTCAAAACGAGTCAGAGAGACCATCTCAGCCAGTCAAATCACGAGCAAATTTTCCATCTGCCAGATGGAACCTTACTGGAGACGACGATTGGCAATCTGGTGCTGGAGATAGAGGGACAACTCTATACCCCACCAGCTCACCTCCCCTTACTCGATGGCATTTATCGGCGCCATCTTCTTGAGACCCAGCAAGTTGAAGAAAAACTCTTAACTCTGAACGATTTAACAGACGCTGATCGTATTTATGCCTGCAATGCTCTTCGTGGTCTCTACGAACTCGATTTTCCAAGAAAGGATTCCTGA
- the spxB gene encoding pyruvate oxidase, whose translation MTQGKITASAAMLNVLKTWGVDTIYGIPSGTLSSLMDALAEDKDIRFLQVRHEETGALAAVMQAKFGGSIGVAVGSGGPGATHLINGVYDAAMDNTPFLAILGSRPVNELNLDAFQELNQNPMYNGIAVYNKRVAYAEQLPKVIDEACRAAVSKKGPAVVEIPVNFGFQEIDENSYYGSGSYERHFIAPALNEVEIDKAVEILNNAERPVIYAGFGGVGAGDVITELSRKIKAPIITTGKNFEAFEWNYEGLTGSAYRVGWKPANEVVFEADTVLFLGSNFPFAEVYEAFKNTEKFIQVDIDPYKLGKRHALDASILGDAGQAAQAILDKVNPVESTPWWRANVKNNQNWRDYMNKLEGKTEGELQLYQVYNAINKYADEDAIYSIDVGDTTQTSTRHLHMTPKNMWRTSPLFATMGIALPGGIAAKKDNPDRQVWNIMGDGAFNMCYPDVITNVQYDLPVINVVFSNGKYAFIKDKYEDTNKHLFGCDFPNADYAKIAEAQGAVGFTVNRIEDIDAVVAEAVKLNKEGKTVVIDARITQHRPLPVEVLELDPKQHSEEAIKAFKEKYEAEELVPFRLFLEEEGLQSRAIK comes from the coding sequence ATGACTCAAGGGAAAATTACTGCATCTGCAGCAATGCTTAATGTATTGAAAACATGGGGTGTAGATACGATCTACGGTATCCCATCTGGAACACTTAGCTCACTGATGGACGCTTTGGCTGAAGACAAAGATATCCGTTTCTTGCAAGTTCGTCACGAAGAAACTGGTGCTCTTGCAGCGGTTATGCAAGCTAAATTTGGTGGCTCTATCGGGGTTGCAGTTGGTTCAGGTGGACCTGGTGCGACTCACTTGATCAATGGTGTTTACGATGCAGCGATGGATAACACTCCATTCCTTGCTATCCTTGGATCACGTCCAGTTAACGAATTGAACTTGGATGCCTTCCAAGAATTGAACCAAAACCCAATGTACAACGGTATCGCTGTTTACAACAAACGTGTAGCTTACGCAGAACAATTACCAAAAGTAATCGACGAAGCTTGCCGTGCTGCCGTTTCTAAAAAAGGTCCAGCCGTTGTTGAAATTCCAGTAAACTTTGGTTTCCAAGAAATCGACGAAAACTCTTACTACGGATCAGGTTCTTATGAACGTCACTTTATCGCTCCTGCCTTGAACGAAGTGGAAATCGATAAAGCAGTTGAAATTTTGAACAATGCTGAACGCCCAGTGATCTACGCTGGTTTCGGTGGAGTTGGTGCGGGTGATGTGATCACTGAATTGTCTCGTAAAATTAAAGCACCAATCATTACAACTGGTAAAAACTTTGAAGCGTTTGAATGGAACTATGAAGGTTTGACAGGTTCTGCTTACCGTGTTGGTTGGAAACCAGCCAACGAAGTAGTCTTTGAAGCTGACACCGTTCTCTTCTTAGGTTCAAACTTCCCATTTGCTGAAGTTTACGAAGCCTTCAAAAACACTGAAAAATTCATCCAAGTAGATATCGACCCTTACAAACTTGGTAAACGCCATGCCCTTGATGCTTCAATCCTTGGGGATGCTGGTCAAGCAGCACAAGCCATCCTTGATAAAGTAAACCCAGTTGAGTCTACTCCATGGTGGCGTGCAAACGTGAAGAATAACCAAAACTGGCGCGACTACATGAACAAACTCGAAGGTAAAACTGAGGGTGAATTGCAATTGTATCAAGTTTACAATGCTATTAACAAATACGCTGACGAAGATGCTATCTACTCAATCGACGTCGGTGACACTACTCAAACATCTACTCGTCACCTTCACATGACACCTAAGAACATGTGGCGTACATCTCCACTCTTTGCGACAATGGGGATCGCCCTTCCTGGTGGTATTGCTGCTAAGAAAGACAATCCAGATCGCCAAGTATGGAACATCATGGGTGACGGTGCATTCAACATGTGCTACCCAGACGTTATCACAAACGTTCAATACGATCTTCCAGTTATCAACGTTGTCTTCTCAAATGGTAAATATGCCTTCATCAAGGACAAATACGAAGACACAAACAAACACTTGTTTGGTTGTGACTTCCCTAATGCTGACTATGCGAAAATCGCTGAAGCTCAAGGTGCTGTAGGATTCACTGTAAACCGTATCGAAGACATCGACGCAGTCGTTGCTGAAGCTGTTAAATTGAACAAAGAAGGTAAGACAGTTGTCATCGATGCTCGCATCACGCAACACCGTCCACTTCCAGTAGAAGTTCTTGAGTTGGATCCAAAACAACACTCAGAAGAAGCCATCAAAGCCTTCAAGGAAAAATACGAAGCAGAAGAACTCGTACCATTCCGTCTCTTCTTGGAAGAAGAAGGGTTGCAATCACGCGCAATCAAATAA
- a CDS encoding sensor histidine kinase codes for MWVLVLILVVLVLFLGLGYARLLSALKDLQEQIQKKLQSGSGVRLTSQLSKKELVALTKQVSDLFDQIERTNRIAFQEKKTLDMAISNIAHDIRTPLTIASGYTQQIIKGGTQEEEKLKKIASNLQVVSKRLESLLEYRRLMEGAIQPRISDVNLSQVLTQQLFQYYDSLSEAGITLEVELEEHLHYATDPELWERLLQNMLSNVLKHGKEQARLTLMSDADTIRVELRNIVQQPIQHLDQLASRFYSENLSDTEESSGLGLYIIQNFVEILGGDLQLATEADWFILTITLRKKA; via the coding sequence ATGTGGGTTTTAGTTCTAATTCTTGTCGTCCTTGTCCTTTTCTTGGGTTTGGGCTATGCTCGCTTGCTTTCTGCCTTAAAGGATTTGCAGGAGCAGATTCAAAAGAAACTTCAAAGCGGAAGTGGGGTACGGCTGACCTCTCAGCTCTCAAAAAAAGAATTGGTCGCCTTGACCAAGCAGGTCAGTGATCTCTTTGACCAGATCGAGCGGACCAATCGGATTGCCTTTCAAGAGAAAAAGACCTTGGATATGGCCATCAGTAATATTGCTCACGATATCCGGACGCCTTTGACCATTGCATCAGGCTATACCCAACAAATCATCAAAGGAGGGACGCAGGAAGAGGAAAAGCTGAAGAAAATTGCTTCCAATCTTCAAGTCGTCTCAAAACGCCTGGAATCTCTCTTGGAATACAGACGCTTGATGGAGGGAGCTATTCAGCCTCGGATTTCAGACGTTAATCTCAGCCAAGTCCTGACCCAGCAGTTGTTCCAGTATTATGATAGCTTGTCTGAGGCGGGGATTACCTTAGAGGTAGAGCTAGAAGAGCATCTTCATTATGCTACGGATCCAGAGCTCTGGGAGCGCCTCTTGCAAAATATGCTCAGCAATGTCCTCAAACATGGAAAGGAGCAGGCGCGTTTGACCTTGATGTCGGATGCAGACACGATTCGGGTCGAGCTGCGCAATATTGTGCAACAACCGATTCAGCATTTAGACCAATTGGCTAGTCGCTTCTACTCAGAAAATCTATCGGATACAGAAGAGTCATCTGGCTTGGGTCTCTATATCATTCAAAATTTTGTAGAGATCTTAGGCGGGGACTTACAACTGGCAACGGAGGCAGACTGGTTTATTTTGACCATTACACTAAGAAAAAAGGCTTGA
- a CDS encoding acyltransferase family protein, producing the protein MQKNPLYNTSSISFFQYLFAIAVILVHSGRLTSYEPLHFGLKSMLGRLAVPFFIVCASFFLKQSLGNSQKMKAYLVKIVKTYLFWSFVYLPYTWLFFSSLHLPVYLFPAGILIALVYLGMCYQLWYIPAFLLGLFLVNQLVKRLGMVWTGVITFLLYCGGLIETYSAYLDTTSLLKGYQLYSNLFFTARNGLFYTPIFIYMGYYLYDHFHAQTFRIHRWQKLALAFGLLCLEGIIIFQHEGIDKNFFFLLPFVTVYLVNACLRSSFLKSYDLQYLKQMSIALYFSHPIFIEWARYGFSSLPLSYPDRGKLIFVTALFGSHLFGLAMLWVRERREKQKIPSNGEELDKITNQ; encoded by the coding sequence ATGCAAAAGAATCCCCTCTATAACACCTCTAGTATCAGCTTTTTTCAATACCTCTTTGCGATTGCAGTGATTTTGGTGCATAGTGGTCGCTTGACCTCCTATGAGCCACTGCATTTTGGTCTTAAGAGTATGCTCGGCCGGCTAGCGGTGCCATTTTTTATCGTCTGTGCCAGCTTTTTCCTCAAGCAATCACTAGGGAATTCTCAGAAAATGAAGGCCTATCTGGTCAAAATCGTAAAAACCTATTTGTTTTGGAGTTTTGTTTACCTTCCTTATACCTGGCTCTTTTTCTCTAGTCTCCATCTTCCTGTTTATCTCTTTCCAGCAGGAATCTTGATTGCTCTGGTCTACTTGGGAATGTGCTACCAACTCTGGTATATTCCTGCTTTTTTACTGGGCTTGTTTTTGGTCAATCAATTGGTCAAACGCCTAGGTATGGTTTGGACGGGGGTGATCACTTTTCTTCTTTACTGCGGGGGCTTGATCGAGACCTATTCGGCTTATCTGGACACCACAAGTCTTCTTAAGGGTTACCAGCTCTACAGCAATTTATTTTTTACAGCGCGAAATGGTCTCTTTTACACGCCCATTTTTATCTATATGGGTTATTATCTGTATGACCATTTTCATGCACAAACTTTTAGAATTCACCGTTGGCAAAAGCTAGCACTTGCCTTTGGTTTGCTCTGCCTCGAAGGCATCATCATTTTTCAACACGAAGGAATTGATAAGAACTTTTTCTTTCTTCTTCCCTTTGTGACCGTTTATTTGGTCAATGCCTGCCTGCGATCGTCCTTTTTGAAAAGCTATGATTTACAGTATTTAAAGCAAATGAGTATAGCCCTTTACTTTTCGCATCCGATCTTTATCGAGTGGGCTCGCTATGGCTTTAGCAGCCTCCCTCTCTCTTATCCAGACAGGGGCAAGCTGATTTTTGTGACTGCCTTGTTTGGCAGCCACCTCTTTGGACTAGCCATGCTGTGGGTACGAGAGAGAAGGGAAAAACAAAAGATTCCTTCAAATGGTGAAGAGTTAGATAAAATAACCAACCAATAG
- a CDS encoding alpha/beta fold hydrolase, producing MKLIFLHGLGQDVLSWQGVQFALSPLHSKTFDIFSHPKESYQEVKERLMERLQQESEPFILVGLSLGGVLALDLSRQDFPQLKGLVLAGTQYKLNTNPLYRLQILLFRLLPKHVFEKQDANKQQMLQILTELKGLNLTDTVKVCPLPSLVICGSKDWANQSSSKKLAKLLPKGRYQEIADGGHLLNTEKPYELAQAIKEFVAGF from the coding sequence ATGAAACTAATTTTTTTACATGGACTAGGACAAGATGTCCTCTCTTGGCAAGGAGTCCAATTTGCACTTTCACCCTTGCACTCCAAAACTTTTGATATTTTCTCCCATCCAAAAGAAAGCTATCAGGAAGTCAAAGAAAGGTTGATGGAGCGCCTCCAGCAAGAAAGCGAACCCTTTATTCTGGTAGGACTCTCACTAGGTGGCGTGCTCGCTCTGGATCTCTCCAGACAAGACTTCCCGCAACTCAAGGGCTTGGTCCTTGCGGGAACTCAATACAAACTCAACACCAATCCCCTCTATCGGCTCCAGATTCTCCTTTTTCGTCTGCTTCCCAAGCATGTCTTTGAAAAACAAGATGCCAATAAACAACAGATGCTTCAAATCTTGACCGAATTAAAAGGGCTCAATTTAACCGATACCGTTAAAGTTTGCCCTCTTCCTAGCTTGGTGATTTGTGGTAGCAAAGATTGGGCCAATCAATCTTCTTCTAAAAAATTGGCCAAGCTCCTGCCCAAAGGCCGCTATCAAGAAATCGCAGACGGAGGCCATCTACTCAATACCGAGAAACCCTATGAACTCGCGCAAGCCATCAAGGAGTTTGTCGCTGGGTTTTAA
- a CDS encoding response regulator transcription factor — MARILLIEDNNDIQEILYSLLSEDHEVLQAFSGTEGLRLFQQEAVDLVLLDIMLPGKNGDQVLEEIRLQSQTPVIMMTALGDKHLISQYLLAGANDYIVKPFNLDEVAARVTVQLRNQPTVAKEAQSSQKLSFKNLVLNPETFELESGEQTLRLGKKEFQIFETLLAHPKKIFTKEELYEAVWEEVYLPGDNTLNAQLSNLRKKIAQLDPDEDYIETVWGLGVRLKGDK, encoded by the coding sequence GTGGCACGGATTTTATTAATCGAGGATAATAATGATATCCAAGAAATTTTATACAGTCTCTTAAGTGAAGACCATGAGGTCCTTCAGGCTTTTTCAGGTACAGAAGGGCTGCGGCTCTTCCAGCAAGAAGCTGTTGATTTGGTCCTTCTGGATATCATGCTTCCAGGGAAGAATGGGGACCAGGTCCTGGAGGAGATCCGTTTGCAGAGTCAGACACCGGTTATCATGATGACGGCTCTTGGAGACAAACACCTCATTAGCCAGTATCTCCTTGCAGGTGCCAATGATTATATTGTCAAACCCTTTAATCTGGACGAAGTGGCCGCTCGGGTGACGGTGCAGTTGAGAAATCAACCGACGGTAGCAAAGGAAGCTCAATCGTCGCAAAAGCTATCCTTTAAGAATTTGGTCTTAAATCCAGAAACCTTTGAACTGGAGTCCGGCGAACAGACGCTTCGCTTGGGCAAAAAAGAATTTCAAATTTTTGAGACCTTGCTGGCGCATCCAAAGAAGATTTTTACCAAGGAAGAATTGTATGAGGCGGTCTGGGAAGAAGTCTATCTGCCTGGTGACAATACCCTCAATGCCCAACTGAGCAATCTCCGAAAGAAAATTGCCCAGCTTGATCCAGATGAGGACTATATTGAAACGGTCTGGGGCTTGGGTGTTCGCTTGAAAGGAGACAAGTAA
- a CDS encoding ABC transporter ATP-binding protein yields MEKVLEISHLSKKFGHQYALNDVNLTIRKGDVYGLIGKNGAGKTTLIKVITQLIQETDGSVSLFASRNRSQWTQALKRVGSVIESPVAHKHMTAYQNLVYYCKARHIPNPDQVIKETLNYVGLNNTGKKKFRDFSLGMKQRLGIAIALIAKPDFLILDEPINGLDPVGIKEFRQMIKRLNDELGMTILISSHILSELYLVANRFGIVDQGRLIKEISKAEFEEQGEDYIILKTSQLALASQLIQDQLHHRIKVIDKDGEIHIFGQTHDIKVIVKALVQADIDVDEIYYARQDLEKFFTDLVD; encoded by the coding sequence ATGGAAAAAGTATTAGAAATTTCCCATTTGAGTAAAAAATTTGGTCATCAATACGCCTTAAATGATGTGAATCTCACTATTCGCAAAGGCGACGTCTACGGCCTGATCGGTAAGAACGGGGCAGGGAAAACCACCCTCATCAAGGTCATCACCCAGCTGATTCAAGAAACTGACGGAAGCGTCTCCCTCTTTGCTTCTAGAAATCGCTCCCAGTGGACACAAGCCCTGAAACGGGTCGGATCTGTCATTGAGAGTCCCGTGGCCCACAAGCATATGACCGCCTACCAAAACTTAGTCTACTATTGCAAGGCTCGCCATATCCCCAATCCCGACCAGGTCATCAAAGAAACCTTGAACTATGTTGGCCTGAATAATACGGGTAAGAAGAAATTCCGTGATTTTTCACTCGGGATGAAACAACGGTTGGGAATTGCGATTGCGCTGATTGCCAAGCCCGACTTCCTCATTTTGGATGAACCCATCAATGGTCTCGATCCTGTTGGAATCAAGGAATTCCGTCAGATGATCAAGCGCCTCAACGATGAACTCGGCATGACCATCCTCATTTCCAGTCACATCCTGTCCGAACTTTATCTGGTTGCCAATCGTTTTGGTATTGTCGACCAAGGACGCCTGATTAAAGAAATTAGCAAGGCTGAATTCGAAGAACAAGGAGAAGATTACATCATCCTCAAGACTAGCCAGCTAGCCCTTGCCAGTCAACTGATCCAGGATCAACTCCATCACCGTATCAAAGTCATCGATAAGGATGGAGAAATCCATATCTTCGGCCAGACTCACGATATTAAAGTCATTGTCAAAGCCCTCGTTCAAGCGGATATTGACGTGGATGAAATCTACTATGCCCGCCAAGATCTGGAAAAATTCTTTACGGACTTGGTAGACTAG
- a CDS encoding 6-phospho-beta-glucosidase, with translation MTDKLQFPDGFLWGGATAANQCEGAYNEDGRGLANVDVVPIGPDRHAIITGQKKMFDFEEGYFYPAKDGIDMYHRYKEDIALFGEMGFKTYRLSIAWSRIFPKGDELEPNEAGLQFYEDLFKECHKYGIEPLVTITHFDCPMHLITEYGGWRSRKMLECYERLCRTLFTRYKGLVKYWLTFNEINMILHAPFMGAGLCFEEGENEEQIKYQAAHHELVASAIATKLAHEIDPNNKVGCMLAAGQNYPHTCAPRDVWAGLEEDRKNYFFIDVQARGEYPNYAKKEWERHGITVEMTEQDLQLLKDHTVDFISFSYYASRVASGDPAESEKTAGNIFASLKNPYLESSEWGWQIDPLGLRITLNTIWDRYQKPMFIVENGLGAVDTPNEAGEIEDDYRIDYLAAHVKAMRDAIHEDGVVLWGYTTWGCIDLVSAGTGEMKKRYGFIYVDRDNEGKGSLDRSRKKSFYWYKEVIATNGASVE, from the coding sequence ATGACCGACAAACTTCAATTTCCAGATGGTTTCCTTTGGGGTGGTGCGACGGCTGCTAACCAGTGTGAGGGAGCTTATAATGAAGACGGCCGTGGCTTGGCCAATGTGGATGTGGTGCCGATTGGGCCTGATCGGCACGCCATTATTACAGGTCAGAAAAAGATGTTCGATTTTGAAGAGGGCTATTTTTATCCGGCTAAGGATGGCATTGATATGTACCATCGCTACAAGGAAGACATTGCGCTCTTTGGGGAAATGGGCTTTAAAACCTATCGTTTGTCCATTGCCTGGTCTCGGATCTTTCCTAAAGGAGATGAACTAGAGCCGAATGAAGCAGGTCTACAGTTCTATGAAGACCTCTTTAAGGAGTGCCATAAGTATGGCATTGAACCCTTGGTGACCATTACCCACTTTGACTGTCCCATGCATTTGATTACTGAGTATGGAGGTTGGCGTAGTCGCAAGATGTTGGAATGTTATGAACGTCTCTGCCGGACCCTCTTCACTCGCTACAAGGGCTTGGTCAAATACTGGCTAACCTTTAATGAGATCAATATGATCCTCCATGCGCCTTTTATGGGAGCGGGTCTCTGCTTTGAAGAAGGGGAGAATGAGGAGCAAATCAAATACCAGGCGGCTCACCATGAGTTGGTCGCTTCAGCCATTGCCACCAAGCTAGCCCATGAGATTGATCCTAACAATAAGGTCGGCTGTATGCTAGCAGCAGGGCAAAACTATCCGCATACCTGTGCTCCACGAGATGTCTGGGCTGGTCTAGAAGAAGACCGCAAGAACTATTTCTTCATCGATGTGCAGGCGCGTGGGGAATACCCTAACTATGCTAAGAAAGAGTGGGAACGTCATGGAATCACGGTTGAGATGACGGAGCAGGACCTTCAATTGTTGAAAGATCATACAGTGGACTTTATTTCCTTCTCCTACTATGCCAGTCGGGTCGCTTCAGGGGATCCAGCTGAAAGTGAGAAAACAGCGGGTAATATTTTTGCCTCTCTGAAGAACCCCTACCTAGAAAGCTCAGAATGGGGTTGGCAGATTGACCCTCTTGGGCTCCGCATTACCCTCAACACCATCTGGGATCGTTATCAAAAGCCTATGTTTATTGTAGAAAATGGACTAGGCGCCGTTGATACCCCAAATGAAGCCGGGGAGATTGAGGATGACTACCGGATTGATTACCTCGCAGCCCATGTCAAGGCCATGCGGGATGCCATCCACGAAGATGGTGTTGTCCTCTGGGGCTATACAACTTGGGGCTGTATTGACCTCGTCTCTGCCGGGACAGGAGAAATGAAGAAGCGCTACGGCTTTATCTATGTCGATCGGGACAACGAAGGTAAGGGAAGCTTGGATCGCTCCCGTAAGAAATCCTTCTATTGGTACAAAGAAGTCATTGCGACCAATGGGGCTTCTGTAGAATAA
- a CDS encoding ABC transporter permease translates to MLHTIQADFYRLFRSKGFWITEAILVLNILSGVIFGATGHVGVNTESKLPQATEVWTGFKALTNYSSSISVTILFTIIVITLVLGTDLTQNLYKNSLAYGVSRTSYYFAKSAVVLTIALFQFLVSYGLVFLIATLYNGLGTMPEHFLAHFGLTVLIQFLSTLAWVSIISFLLYASQSITLAFVGYFIGNILLSLPALFFKDIDILHYLNLEFQYSLVQSTTATTNTLSIALGFILVFGFLGLATFKHKDL, encoded by the coding sequence ATGTTGCATACCATTCAAGCAGATTTTTACAGACTTTTTCGCTCCAAAGGTTTTTGGATTACAGAAGCCATTCTCGTTCTCAACATCCTGTCTGGAGTCATCTTTGGAGCTACTGGCCACGTCGGCGTCAATACGGAATCCAAATTGCCCCAAGCGACCGAAGTTTGGACAGGCTTTAAAGCTTTGACCAACTACTCTTCCAGCATCAGTGTGACTATCCTCTTTACCATTATTGTCATCACCTTGGTCCTGGGAACAGACTTAACGCAAAACTTATACAAGAATAGCCTGGCCTATGGTGTTTCGCGTACCAGCTACTACTTTGCCAAAAGCGCCGTTGTCCTGACCATTGCTCTCTTTCAATTTCTTGTTTCTTATGGTCTCGTCTTCTTGATCGCGACCCTCTACAATGGACTTGGCACCATGCCAGAACACTTCTTGGCTCATTTTGGACTGACCGTGCTGATTCAGTTCCTCTCCACCTTGGCTTGGGTCAGCATCATTTCCTTCCTCCTCTACGCTAGCCAATCCATCACCCTAGCCTTCGTTGGCTACTTCATTGGAAATATCCTCTTAAGCCTGCCTGCACTTTTCTTTAAAGATATTGACATTCTCCACTATCTAAACTTGGAATTCCAATATTCCTTGGTACAGAGCACCACAGCAACAACCAACACCCTCTCGATCGCCCTTGGATTCATCCTTGTTTTCGGCTTCCTAGGACTGGCTACTTTTAAACACAAAGATTTATAA
- a CDS encoding VOC family protein, translated as MNLNQLDIIVSNIPQVCADLEHILDKKADYVDDSFAQFTIGSHCLMLSQNHLVPLENFQSGIILHIEVEDVDQNYKRLKELGIQVLNGPVVTDWGTESLLVEGPAGLVIDFYRMK; from the coding sequence ATGAATTTAAATCAGTTAGATATCATCGTTTCAAATATTCCCCAGGTCTGTGCTGACTTGGAGCATATTTTGGATAAAAAAGCCGATTATGTTGACGACAGTTTTGCTCAGTTCACGATTGGCAGTCACTGTCTCATGTTGTCTCAAAATCATTTGGTTCCTTTGGAAAACTTTCAGTCAGGAATCATTCTTCATATCGAGGTTGAGGATGTAGACCAGAACTACAAACGGTTGAAAGAGCTTGGTATCCAAGTTTTAAACGGTCCAGTTGTAACCGATTGGGGAACCGAAAGCCTGCTAGTTGAAGGCCCAGCTGGTTTAGTGATTGATTTTTATCGTATGAAATAG